The following are from one region of the Sorghum bicolor cultivar BTx623 chromosome 2, Sorghum_bicolor_NCBIv3, whole genome shotgun sequence genome:
- the LOC110432681 gene encoding AT-rich interactive domain-containing protein 4-like, with the protein MSHQIQSFSRNNCVLLAVLCGKYAEKRAPAARSGLEAKRPRPSYPFPELSSAGRLEVHTLFNPTPEQFLEAQRVVQPNFLYIQGQQLEDEKEIGSLVWGDADVSDPQAFSTLISPPFPTIVYLEVPIGEKLAQAVHSKGIPYVIYWRNSFSSYAASHFRHALMSVVQSSVSHTWDAFQLAHASFRLYCVRNNHVQSVKLGPRLLGDAPKINISPPETEMVDEEGSSEVTPAIKIYDEVINMKLLLCGVPCNLDPCLLGSLEDGLNALLNIEIRGSKLQNRISASPPPLEAASLPRGMVTMRCDITTCSISHVSLLVSGSAQTCFDDQLLESHIKNEIIEKSQLVRALSNSEDKLPSSEPLTSMSTACGASTFEVWMSLPKWAAQVLKHLAPDIQYRSLVALGIGCINGTPVASFERRDADRLLFFCTSQCKDLANENGPYFHLPRWSASLTKDRTKVGSESKQSLLGANGVLEDKKHMMEGPSSLSAVKAKLKPATMRPIPHSRKQQMHPFMGLPETSLHETSIVKPSLPVAPTVKHNSVSSAPTTHRKSTSGPSHTPSVIQLNPLPMKKHGCDRLPIQVCSEEDFLKDVMQFLIQRGHNRLVPHGGLAEFPDAILNAKRLDLYNLYKEVVSRGGFYVGNGINWKGQVFSKMRNHTATNRMTGVGNTLKRHYETYLLEYELAHDDVDGECCLLCHSSAPGDWVNCGLCGEWAHFGCDRRQGLGTFKDYAKTDGLEYICPHCSLANYKKKPPPPKAANGFSNTASVPRNV; encoded by the exons ATGTCTCATCAAATCCAAAGCTTCTCGCGGAACAACTGTGTGCTTCTCGCGGTGCTGTGTGGCAAGTATGCTGAGAAGCGCGCACCAGCAGCGAGGTCTGGGCTGGAGGCGAAACGGCCGCGGCCGTCGTACCCGTTCCCGGAGCTCAGCTCGGCTGGGAGATTGGAG GTCCACACCCTGTTCAATCCTACACCGGAGCAGTTCCTAGAGGCACAGCGGGTGGTGCAGCCAAACTTCTTGTACATTCAGGGTCAACAGCTCGAGGATGAGAAGGAGATTGGCTCACTTGTGTGGGGGGACGCCGATGTCTCTGATCCGCAGGCGTTTAGCACTCTTATCAGCCCACCATTCCCAACAATA GTATATCTGGAAGTTCCTATTGGTGAAAAACTTGCCCAAGCAGTTCACTCAAAG GGGATCCCATATGTAATATACTGGAGAAATTCATTTTCGTCTTATGCCGCATCTCATTTTCGCCATGCGTTGATGTCAGTAGTTCAAAG TTCGGTGAGCCATACTTGGGATGCTTTTCAGCTTGCTCATGCATCCTTCCGTCTATATTGTGTAAGAAACAATCATGTGCAAAGTGTTAAGCTTGGCCCTCGTCTCCTTGGGGATGCTCCaaaaataaatataagcccACCTGAGACTGAAATGGTTGATGAAGAAGGTTCTTCTGAAGTGACCCCGGCTATAAAAATATACGATGAAGTAATCAACATGAAACTACTTCTATGTGGAGTGCCATGCAACTTG GATCCTTGTTTATTGGGCTCTTTAGAAGACGGTCTGAATGCACTTCTGAATATTGAA ATCCGTGGGAGCAAACTGCAGAATCGAATCAG TGCTTCTCCACCACCTCTCGAAGCTGCATCTCTACCACGTGGGATGGTTACTATGCGCTGTGATATCACTACATGCAGTATTTCCCATGTGTCACTCCTTGTTTCTGGTAGCGCACAAACTTGTTTTGATGACCAG CTTCTAGAGAGCCACATCAAGAATGAAATTATTGAGAAGAGCCAGTTAGTCCGTGCTCTCTCAAATAGTGAGGACAAGTTACCATCAAGCGAGCCTCTAACTTCCATGTCCACGGCTTGTGGGGCTTCTACCTTTGAAGTTTGGATGTCACTTCCTAAGTGGGCAGCACAG GTCCTAAAGCATCTAGCGCCAGATATACAATACAGGAGCTTGGTTGCACTTGGTATTGGTTGTATAAATGGTACTCCTGTTGCTTCCTTTGAGAGGCGAGATGCAGACCgtcttcttttcttttgcacAAGTCAGTGCAAAGATTTGGCTAATGAAAATGGTCCATATTTTCATCTGCCAAGATGGTCAGCCTCCCTTACCAAGGACAGAACAAAGGTGGGTTCAGAATCAAAACAAAGTCTGTTGGGTGCAAATGGAGTTTTGGAAGACAAGAAGCATATGATGGAAGGTCCTTCCTCATTGTCAGCCGTCAAGGCTAAATTAAAGCCTGCAACTATGAGGCCCATTCCCCACTCTCGAAAACAACAAATGCATCCTTTTATGGGTTTACCTGAAACTTCCCTTCATGAAACTAGTATTGTGAAGCCAAGCTTGCCAGTTGCGCCAACTGTTAAGCACAATTCAGTTTCTTCTGCCCCAACCACGCACAGAAAATCAACATCAGGGCCATCACATACTCCTTCAGTCATTCAATTGAATCCTCTGCCAATGAAGAAACATGGATGTGATAGGTTGCCTATCCAAGTATGCTCTGAG gAGGACTTCTTGAAGGATGTCATGCAGTTTTTAATCCAGAGGGGCCACAATCGACTTGTACCTCATGGAGGACTAGCTGAATTTCCTGATGCAATCCTTAACGCCAAGCGCCTTGATCTTTATAACTTGTACAAGGAG GTGGTGTCTAGAGGTGGATTTTATGTGGGTAATGGCATAAACTGGAAGGGTCAAGTCTTCTCAAAGATGCGTAACCATACTGCAACAAACAGAATGACT GGTGTAGGGAACACGTTGAAAAGGCACTACGAAACATACTTGTTGGAATATGAGTTAGCGCATGATGATGTGGATGGTGAATGCTGCTTACTTTGTCACAG TAGCGCACCTGGAGATTGGGTGAACTGTGGTTTATGTGGTGAATGGGCTCACTTTGGTTGCGACAGACGACAAGGACTAGGCACTTTCAAG GATTACGCTAAGACAGATGGTTTGGAATACATCTGCCCCCATTGTAGCTTAGCAAACTACAAGAAGAAGCCACCACCACCAAAAGCAGCTAACGGTTTTTCTAATACAGCATCTGTACCACGAAATGTTTaa
- the LOC8056013 gene encoding E3 ubiquitin-protein ligase AIP2, whose protein sequence is MSATATDEAAVEARLQALRQRLGKKQHFEEAVNELAAAVRDRYAGASPTLRKSMYSTVCRVATVLQTRYTAPGFWRAGLNLFMGTEKLVSNPAEKEHLKTCISRAREHLDEKENEDSMPSSREADTRFLFEGHLTVGQEPPPPAWLVAQNLTRELSILTESSGDQDGNSNRTVPRAEEITPAIMNLLESISGDRDLETALEESLQGIIEHPPRAPPASKEVVANLPVIAVTEEVIARLGSETECAVCRENLVVDDKMQELPCKHLFHPPCLKPWLDENNSCPICRHELRTDDHVYESRKEREKEEEEDRRGAANAVRGGEFMYI, encoded by the exons ATGTCGGCGACCGCCACGGACGAGGCCGCGGTGGAGGCGCGCCTCCAGGCGCTGCGGCAGAGGCTCGGGAAGAAGCAGCACTTCGAGGAGGCCGTGAACgaactcgccgccgccgtccgggACCGCTACGCCGGCGCCTCACCCACCCTCCGCAAATCG ATGTATTCGACGGTTTGCCGTGTTGCAACAGTGCTCCAAACCAGATATACAGCTCCGGGGTTCTGGCGTGCTGGTCTGAACCTCTTCATGGGAACAGAGAAGCTGGTAAGCAATCCTGCTGAAAAGGAGCACCTGAAGACCTGCATTTCAAGGGCCCGTGAGCATCTTGATGAAAAAGAAAATGAGGATTCCATGCCAAGCAGCAGAGAAGCAG ACACCAGATTTCTTTTTGAAGGGCACCTTACTGTGGGACAGGAACCTCCACCTCCAGCATGGCTTGTTGCCCAGAATTTAACACGGGAATTGAGCATACTAACTGAATCCTCTGGAGATCAAGATGGGAACAGCAATAGAACAGTGCCTAGAGCCGAGGAGATTACACCTGCTATAATGAACCTTCTAGAATCCATATCAGGCGACAGGGATCTAGAAACTGCTTTGGAAGAATCACTGCAG GGAATCATTGAGCATCCACCAAGAGCACCCCCGGCTTCAAAGGAAGTTGTTGCCAATCTACCTGTCATTGCTGTTACCGAGGAAGTCATCGCTAGATTGGGCAGTGAGACGGAGTGTGCTGTCTGCCGTGAAAACTTGGTTGTGGATGACAAGATGCAGGAGCTTCCTTGCAAGCATCTCTTCCATCCTCCTTGTCTGAAGCCATGGCTG GATGAGAACAACTCCTGTCCTATCTGTCGGCATGAGCTGAGGACGGATGACCATGTGTATGAGAGCAGGAAGGAGCGTGaaaaggaggaggaagaagatagAAGGGGTGCGGCAAATGCTGTCAGGGGTGGGGAATTCATGTATATCTGA